From the Leptospira inadai serovar Lyme str. 10 genome, the window CATCCAGCGAATCGATTCTTCCGAGAGAGGCCAAAATCGAAGCCTCAATGCAAGGATGCGTGACAACCACAACTTCGACAGGCTCCTGATCGGATTCGTTTTGACGCACGGAAGATATCGAAACCCCGTTTGTTCCCAGAACTTTAGCAATTTCAGCCAAAACGCCCGGTTGATCAACTGAATTAAATCGTAAATAATATCTGGCTTCCGTCTGGTTTGCTTCGGAAATGCTGGCCCTATGAAACCGATTTCGCTCCAACGTGAGGTTTTTTTTACGACGAAACGCGTAATAAATTAAATCCGCAATCACCGCGGAAGCGGTAGGAAGAGCGCCCGCCCCTTTTCCCACTAAAAGGCCCGATCCAGCATACGCAGTTTTATAATATACTGCATTTGTTTCGTTCATCACGCTTGCAAAGGCATGTTGAACCGGGATCATTACCGGCTGAACGCGAGCTTCGATTTTACCGTCCAACTTACGAACCAAACCCAATAATTTAATTCTATAACCTAAATCGGAAGCGAATTGAATATCCAATCGCGTAATCTTTGTTATCCCCTCCGTCGTTATGCTCTGTAAAGGAATTTTCTCCCCGAACGCGAGAGAACCTAGGATACTGATTTTATGAGCAGTATCGATTCCCTCCACATCGAAAGAGGGATCCGCTTCCGCAAATCCTTTCTCTTGAGCCAAACGTAATGCCTCCGCGTAGTTCAAATTCTCCTTTTCCATCTTGGAAAGAATAAAATTAGTCGTGCCGTTTAAGATTCCGTATAATCCGAGAAATCGATCCCCGGCCAAACAAGTACGAATCGCTCTTACTACAGGTATTGCGCCACCAACCGCGGCCTCGTAACCGATTTCGGAATGATTTTCTTCCGCAATTTTAAATAATGAATCTCCTTTTTCGGAAAGCAAAGCCTTGTTTGCGGTAATGACTGTTTGCTTGGCCTGCAAGGATCGAACGACGATCTCTTCCGATGTGGTCGTCCCTCCGATTAATTCGAGAATAATATCGATTTCGGGATTTCCGGCGACCTTTAAGATATCGTCGGTGAGAATCGTATTCGGAAATTCCTTAAGAATCGGAAGGACCTTACCCGGCGTTCGCGTACATACCGAATGAAGTACGATTGATAATCCGAAATCCTTTTCGATTTTACGGGTTTCTTCCCGAAGAATCTTTAAAACACCCGAACCTACAGTTCCGGCACCGATCATGCCGATATGAATCGTTTCCATTCTTGGACAATCCTTTCGTTTATAAGGATTCGTTCGACCTTTTTCCGAAACGGTTTGTAGCCTTTCCGAATAGGAGAGAGGTTTTTTCTTTACGAAATGCGGTCCTCGTGGTAGAGATTCTTTTTTACGGCGGCTTTCGGAACCCGTCGGAAGCGGCGACTCCTCTTCGATAACCCATTCTCGAAGGAACGCCTGAAACTCGAAAGATAAAGGATACCTCCTCAATGGCGAATCGTCGCAAGCCTCCACGTAAATCCTCTCACCAAAAAAAACAGGATTCTCCCCATAAACCAGGCGGAAATAGGGGGCACCAAACCGGCAATCAAACGAAACGCAGACCGGATCCAGGAAAACCCAGTAATCGTCAGCAGCAAACAGTCGCAAATAAAATCAGCCAAACAATGAAAGAGTTACCCTCGGCAAAGGAAACTCGCTCCTCGTCTTTCTTAGTAAAGCTGACAGGATTTGTAGCCATTTCGCTTATTCTTTTCTTCGGGTATTTCATCTTAATGGAGTATCTGGATAAAACTCCGGTATACGGTAAACACGGTTGGGATGACGTCGCGGGACAACCGGCCACTTGGGAAGAAGCCGTGGAGTACTGCTCCGGAAGAAGAAAACGGCTCCCGGATAAAGAAGAATTAAGGATATTCTCCAAGCGAGCGGAAAAGAAACTGAAATCCCTCGGATACTTTTGGTCCACCACTCCGGAAGGAGACAAAGGGAATTTCCAAATCGTGAATCTAAATTCTGGCGAATCGAATTCAAGCCCGACCACCGCAAAATTCGCAGCAATTTGCGTGAAATAAGACTTTCCTTGGTTTAGGTGGAATCCTAACATCGGGACGACAAACTCCTCCGATCGGACCGGCAATCGTTCGGGGGATCGGAACCTATCCGGGAGAATGGAATGACGGTCCTTACCTTCGTTAGTGTATGCTATCTCACGGGATTTATCGTCTCGGGACTTTGCGCGTTTTTTTTACTCTCACCCAAAGAAAAATTGGAGTCCACGGTTCATTTAGGTTGGGTCTTTCTATACTTCGCCCTGATGCAGCTCGCCTTTTTGGTAGGGACTTCCTTCTTTTATCCCATTTCTTTTTTGCATCGCTGGGTTTCCATTCCGAGTTCGATTTTGGCCTGCACGCATCTTCTCTCATACTTCTATTTCTTAAATCCTCAAAGCTCTCATAAAGTCGGGAGAAGTTTATTGACCGGAGGTTTTCTCTTAGCTTTGGGTTCCTTAATCTTACACGTTTTGCGAACGGTTCCCTATGCTCCTAGTTACGATTTCTCCGGAAACGTTTTTGACGTAATTCGAGTCGGCGATGAAAGAATTTTAGCCTGGACCTTATCTTCCTATTTAGGAGCCGCACTGATTTTAGGCGGGGTTCGAGCCTTCCAGGCTCCGAGAGCCGACATAAAATTAATGGCCGTCTCTTTATGGGTTCCGTTTCTTCTCTTGTTCGGAACCACGTTGCTCTTTCATACGAAGGAGATAGCCGTACCCATAGATCGCGCGATGGCCTTATCTTTTTGGAATCCGCTTTTTCTTACCGCTTTATTCATCGCTTGGCTCGTTCACTTAAGAGCCTCCGGAGAAGCGTTCAGCGTTCGAAACCCTTTATTACTGGGAATCGTATTGCTACTCCTCTTCGTTTTTCAGGGAAGCAGCTGGCTATTTCTACAACCTGGGCTGGATTCGCTTAAAGAAACGGTAAGCGAACGACAAAAAGCGGAGGATCTTTCTCCTAAATCCTATACATTCACGGTTCAGGATACAAGCGACTTTAGCTCCGGAGTTACGGGAGGTCTGGACCCGTCTTTATTCGCACAAACGAAACGGGACTTGATCCTTTCTTTCATTTGGGAAAATCCGCCGCTGCTCGCCCTGGAATTTCCGGCTTATTCGGAAGTCGGAAAACATTGGATCGGAAATCCGGAATATTCGGAAAAATTAATCGGACTTTCGAAAGATTTGGAGAAGATCCGAAAAAAAATCAAAAACCTTCCCGAAAAAGAATTCAAAGAGGAAACACTCGCAATATTGAATCCTGAAGGGAGAAACGAATCTCTTGCTCTTTACTTAAAAGTCCTTTCGGGAATCGTAAAAAA encodes:
- a CDS encoding LIC_10572 family protein, whose amino-acid sequence is MANRRKPPRKSSHQKKQDSPHKPGGNRGHQTGNQTKRRPDPGKPSNRQQQTVANKISQTMKELPSAKETRSSSFLVKLTGFVAISLILFFGYFILMEYLDKTPVYGKHGWDDVAGQPATWEEAVEYCSGRRKRLPDKEELRIFSKRAEKKLKSLGYFWSTTPEGDKGNFQIVNLNSGESNSSPTTAKFAAICVK
- a CDS encoding homoserine dehydrogenase, translating into METIHIGMIGAGTVGSGVLKILREETRKIEKDFGLSIVLHSVCTRTPGKVLPILKEFPNTILTDDILKVAGNPEIDIILELIGGTTTSEEIVVRSLQAKQTVITANKALLSEKGDSLFKIAEENHSEIGYEAAVGGAIPVVRAIRTCLAGDRFLGLYGILNGTTNFILSKMEKENLNYAEALRLAQEKGFAEADPSFDVEGIDTAHKISILGSLAFGEKIPLQSITTEGITKITRLDIQFASDLGYRIKLLGLVRKLDGKIEARVQPVMIPVQHAFASVMNETNAVYYKTAYAGSGLLVGKGAGALPTASAVIADLIYYAFRRKKNLTLERNRFHRASISEANQTEARYYLRFNSVDQPGVLAEIAKVLGTNGVSISSVRQNESDQEPVEVVVVTHPCIEASILASLGRIDSLDVILEPSIAIRLEDKL
- a CDS encoding tetratricopeptide repeat protein, with protein sequence MTVLTFVSVCYLTGFIVSGLCAFFLLSPKEKLESTVHLGWVFLYFALMQLAFLVGTSFFYPISFLHRWVSIPSSILACTHLLSYFYFLNPQSSHKVGRSLLTGGFLLALGSLILHVLRTVPYAPSYDFSGNVFDVIRVGDERILAWTLSSYLGAALILGGVRAFQAPRADIKLMAVSLWVPFLLLFGTTLLFHTKEIAVPIDRAMALSFWNPLFLTALFIAWLVHLRASGEAFSVRNPLLLGIVLLLLFVFQGSSWLFLQPGLDSLKETVSERQKAEDLSPKSYTFTVQDTSDFSSGVTGGLDPSLFAQTKRDLILSFIWENPPLLALEFPAYSEVGKHWIGNPEYSEKLIGLSKDLEKIRKKIKNLPEKEFKEETLAILNPEGRNESLALYLKVLSGIVKNSSAEGESLRELVLDQSRELIPDGEPRFRKIPGTEEKYYYSLIQKSPGKTQAKETGIPYKDYLAFETKLLAKPLLAFLLCLFLFGIGIHAFLSFIIFHPLERLYSGLELATEGDLERELRAEAWDEIGSLADQFNRMIQSIRSTPVNGVGISGHHSDVKIGSWKESLQRIKLARSPKELGQILSELESLPSSDQNRSKLILKAALKAKDYQRAYLAAEEIRTLGTNDSEVVFLTSYCLKKLGNRKEAIRLAEKVRSENPRHSQNRLHLAELYFLEGRLAEAQDIAVEIQTDEGVSPTLTKLMNAIEKKGS